Below is a genomic region from Candidatus Hydrogenedentota bacterium.
TGGACGCCGAATTGCGATCCGTCGCCGAGGACCTGCGTAATTCGATAGCCCAGATGGCCTATTACGATGAGGACGTCTTCGATGCCGATTTGGCGCATGTATTCCATTTGGTACGCGAGCAAGGGCTTGTTGCAGATGGGCACGATGGGTTTTGGAAACATCTTGCCGAACGGCCCCATGCGCGAGCCGTGTCCCGCCGCGAGGATTACTCCTTGGTATTTACCGTTCGATTCCATCAACCACGTTCCCGTTTATGACCGGTGGCCTGTTGTTTCCTTTTCATAACCGCCCGCCGCAATCCACTCGATGGTGCGTGCAAGTCCCTCGTCCAGCGTCACGCGCGGTTCCCACTGTAACAGGTTTCGTGCTTTCGTACAATCCGCGATGACTTGGCGGATCTCGCTTTTCCCGGGACGCAGCCGCGAGGCGTCCGTCTCGATGCGAACATCCCGTCCCATAATCGCAAAGATCTTTCGCGCCAAGTCGCCCATGGACACGGTGGCCGGCGAACCGAAGTGAACTACCTGCCCGATGGCCGCATCTTCCTCGGCCATGCGGACGAACGCCGTCACGATGTCTTCCACAAAGGTGAAATTCCGCGTGGGCGTCAGATCGCCCAGCCGAATGACCGGATTGCGCAGTGCTTGCTGGATGATGGTGGGCATGATCAGATAGCGTCCCATGCGCGGCCCGTAGGCATTGAACAGGCGGACCGTCGCCACGGGCAGATCGTAGGAACGATGATAGGTTTCAGCCACGAAATCTCCGCCCAGTTTGCCCGCGGTGTAGGGGTTGCAGCCGCGGACGGGGTGATCCTCCGTAATGGGCGCGCCGCCCTCGGCGTCGCCGTAGACACCCGCCGACGAGGTGTAAATCATCCGGCGCACGTTTGCTTCGCGGGCCGCCTCGCACACATTGAGCGTGCCCATGACGCAAGTGGCGATGGTCTCTTCCGGATGCGTGTATGAATAGGCCACGCTGGTTACGGCGGCCAAATGAAACACCGTGTCCATGTCCGCCGCACAGGCACGGACGAAGGCGGCGTCACGGATATCACCGCCCCGGACTTCAAGCCGATCCGGCCATTGTCCACGCGCGACACCCAGAAATCCCAAGTGATAGTTTTCATCGCCGTGAACGGTCGCGCGGACGCGCGCCCCAAGGCTTAAGAGCCGTTCGACTAGATGGCTGCCCACAAATCCACCACCGCCCGTTACCAATACCTTGCGTCCCTGCCAGTCCATTCGCTAAGGTTTCTCCCAAACGCCCATCAAATAGGTGCTGAAATTTCGCAATCCCGGCGTCTTCAACTGTATGCGTTCGAAGAAGCGCACCAGCAATGCCAGCGGTTTGTTGAAAATGAAGAAGATCCACATGCCGCCCAGAAGGTCCAGCCTCGCCGTCCGCAAGCCCGCCTCGCGCATCAGCCGATCCAACTGGCCGCGCCGGTTCGCGTAGTACCACGTCGGAAACGTGTCTTCCTCGTATCCGCCGAACATGTGTTTCTTCAACAGCGCCTTGAGTCGAAAAGGAATGGCCTGCGAAATCATGGTGAAGAAACTCAGCGCGTTCGGCGTCAAAACGATGGCCGCGCCACCCGGTTTCAGAATGCGCGCAAATTCGGCGAAGGTCTTCGCGGGCGTTTTCAAATGTTCCACGACGAATTTGCAGATAATCACGTCGAACGCATTGTCCGCGAATGGGAGCACATCCAGCGGCGACTGTACACGATCGCATACCAGCATGTTGCCGCGCAGTCCCGCGAGGTCCACATCGCAACCCACCGAAAATCCCGCCCTTTGCACGGAAGGAATATCCGGATCGCCCCGGCTGCAGCCGGCGTCCAATAACCATGTGCGCCCGTTCACGTAGGGGGCAATGGCCGCCTCATAAGCCCCGTTTACGTCTTCAACCCACTGCTTCAGCAGCCAAAACCGTTTTTCGCCAAGCCGCTTGCGCGCTTCGGCGACATCCAGCGCCAGACTTTCCCTGACTTCCGCCTCGCTCTTGCGGCTTGTTGCCATCGTTTACTTTCTACGAATGTTTATTGCACAAACGACCGGCAGTTTCGGCTTTCGCGTGGCCACTTGCAGGCCAAGCGCCTGCATTTTCCACCAGTCAAGAGAATAATATCCCAGCCGCTTGAATTTGTCAATAATTTTCATTGACCCGACAGATATTGAGAGGGTATGATGCGCCAAAGAAATAAATGTCGTCGAGGATGTACGAGACGTCACAGGGAAAAGGACCTAAAGGATTTAAACGACATAAAGGGTCTCCGTAATATGGAGGAACAGCCATGAAGATAGTCATGTTGGGCATTCGGGGCGTGCCGGCGCGTTATGGCGGTCTGGAAACCTGTGGCGAGGAGGTCGGTGCGCGGCTTGTCGAACGCGGCCACGAGGTCATTTGCTATTGCCGGAGGGGCTCTCCGGACGATGGAACACCCGAATGCCGCGGGATCCGGCGCATCGAGTTGCCGCGTATCAAGACAAAAGCCACGGATACGTATTCCCACAGTTTTCTTGCATTTTGGCATGCGTTGATCAAGGAAAAGCCGGATGTCATCTTGGCATTCAATCCCGGCATCGGAACGCTGTGCGCCATTCCGAAACTGTTTGGATGTCCCGTGGCGCTCAATCCCGACGGGTTCGACTGGAAACGCAAGAAATGGGGAGGCTTCGCGAAATGGTTCATCCATTTCAACGCGCGGGTTGCGTCGCGTCTGGCGGACCAGATGATTATTGACGCCGTCAGCGTGCGCGACTACTATGCGAGCCATTTCCGGTATCGCCGTGAACCGCTGTATATTCCCAATGGGGCGCCCGTCGAAACGTCCGAGAATCCCGATATCATCAAACAGTACGGTCTTGAAAAAGACGGTTATTTTCTGTTTCTGAGCCGTTTTGTCCCGGAAAACAGTTGTGAAGTCATCATCAAGGCGTTCGAGGGCTTGAAGACCGACAAGAAACTGTTCATGGGCGGCGGCAGCGAGCAGGACGGCGCCTATGCGGCCAGTGTCATCCATTCGACAAAAGATCCCCGGATTGTTTTTCCGGGCGGCATTTACGATCCCGCCCATGTCAAGGAACTGCATTGCGGCTGCTATGCGCTGCTGCACGGCAACCAGCCCGGCGGCACGAGTCTTGGTCTGCTCAAGGCCATGGGTTATGGAACGTGCTGCGTTACGCTTAACACGCCCGACAACGCCTATGCCGTGAAGAACGGCAGCGGCGTGGTCTATGATTTGACGCCGGAAAGTCTTCGTGCGCGACTACAGGAATTGCTGGATCATCCCGAAGCGGTGGCCGAATATCGGCGTAAGGCTGTTGAACGCATTAAGGAAGAATATCTTTGGGAGGTCGTTACCGACAAATACGAAAAGGCGCTCAAGGCCATTGCGCGATCACGTTGAACAGTGAAAAAACGCCGGAATGGTTTGTTTTTCCCCGAGTTGATTCGGGCTTAGTGACCGGCATTTGAAAAACATTGACAGATTTGCCGGGTTATGATAAACTTTGGACGGCACATAACATCTTTGCCAGTATTCCTTTAGGCAGGAGGATGACCCGGTGGATACGAAAAAGCGA
It encodes:
- a CDS encoding GDP-mannose 4,6-dehydratase gives rise to the protein MDWQGRKVLVTGGGGFVGSHLVERLLSLGARVRATVHGDENYHLGFLGVARGQWPDRLEVRGGDIRDAAFVRACAADMDTVFHLAAVTSVAYSYTHPEETIATCVMGTLNVCEAAREANVRRMIYTSSAGVYGDAEGGAPITEDHPVRGCNPYTAGKLGGDFVAETYHRSYDLPVATVRLFNAYGPRMGRYLIMPTIIQQALRNPVIRLGDLTPTRNFTFVEDIVTAFVRMAEEDAAIGQVVHFGSPATVSMGDLARKIFAIMGRDVRIETDASRLRPGKSEIRQVIADCTKARNLLQWEPRVTLDEGLARTIEWIAAGGYEKETTGHRS
- a CDS encoding class I SAM-dependent methyltransferase, with protein sequence MATSRKSEAEVRESLALDVAEARKRLGEKRFWLLKQWVEDVNGAYEAAIAPYVNGRTWLLDAGCSRGDPDIPSVQRAGFSVGCDVDLAGLRGNMLVCDRVQSPLDVLPFADNAFDVIICKFVVEHLKTPAKTFAEFARILKPGGAAIVLTPNALSFFTMISQAIPFRLKALLKKHMFGGYEEDTFPTWYYANRRGQLDRLMREAGLRTARLDLLGGMWIFFIFNKPLALLVRFFERIQLKTPGLRNFSTYLMGVWEKP
- a CDS encoding glycosyltransferase, coding for MKIVMLGIRGVPARYGGLETCGEEVGARLVERGHEVICYCRRGSPDDGTPECRGIRRIELPRIKTKATDTYSHSFLAFWHALIKEKPDVILAFNPGIGTLCAIPKLFGCPVALNPDGFDWKRKKWGGFAKWFIHFNARVASRLADQMIIDAVSVRDYYASHFRYRREPLYIPNGAPVETSENPDIIKQYGLEKDGYFLFLSRFVPENSCEVIIKAFEGLKTDKKLFMGGGSEQDGAYAASVIHSTKDPRIVFPGGIYDPAHVKELHCGCYALLHGNQPGGTSLGLLKAMGYGTCCVTLNTPDNAYAVKNGSGVVYDLTPESLRARLQELLDHPEAVAEYRRKAVERIKEEYLWEVVTDKYEKALKAIARSR